The window ATCAGAAAGAGATTTATCCCCTTACTTTCAGCGTCATGGATTTAACTAAACCTACATTCAGCTGTGTGGGCTGTATTTGAGAAATTCATATTCATTTAGGATCAAGTCAAAGTACAAAATCTGCACTTGATCCCAACCCAAGTACTTATATTATTGCTAGAATTATTGTAATTTAGTgtacaaatatagaaaacagtTGCAATTAACTGGGAGCTTAGCCATTATTTCAAACAACCATGTTAATGTAAACATCACATCTTAAGTTTACAGTCACAGATAGCCTTTAAACTTGCTGAAATGGTAACCCACCAAATGGAAAACAAGTGACTGCATGCTTTGAGTTTTGCGATCATCTAATATACAAGGGGACccaaaaaaagtagaaaaagaaatagacaAAACATTCATTAGACATGCATATATTACTGATGAAATCATCTTAGAAAACAGGAAGGTCTCTCGGTCTTACACAGTCAACTGCTCTAACTTGACCTGGAAGGGATATAAATAGTGCAATATAAACTGGGCCTTTCTGAATGAGCCACTCAGGGATAAATGTTAACTGCATTAGCTGGCCCATGTCATCGTTAAAGGtaaacttcagtatttttcaaccttgACCCTATTTTTCCAACTTCTTGTGtgtaagtgactaatggggacaacgaTTTTTGAAagtggtccagtattgagcgacaGCGCCTCAGCCGGCAGCCGcaaaacaggctgcaatgtaatcctttggggcaataACGTCCCGTCAATgaacgtccactaaaagtgtttgttttagccactgacaggctcagattgttattataggtgtctgacaacattatggaaaggaccatacagagaaataaaatttttttctttacctttcgcttgatccagtctgtttgttattgtgtctgaCCAAGTCTCACTCAAGGATAAGTGTCTTCCTGAAATCTCTAGCCAGAGATGTCGAAATAAGCTAAATATTTagccatgacagagttggagagaggagtgcctggaggagtttgttgtgtaCAGAAAGCAcagcttagtgttatctaaaagatttttaaagtcatggctgaatatttagctgatttcgacAATGACACTTCTCCTTGAGCAAGACTTTGTTTGACACAATAACAAATAGACCGAATGaagtgaaaggtaaagaaaaatgtgtaatttctcTGTAAGGTCATTTCcttaatgttgtcagacacttataataacaatctgagcctgtcaggggcaaaaacaaacacttttagtggacatTCATTGATGGGGTGctattgccccaaaggattacattgcagcctgttttgCGGCTGCCAGCTGAAGCACTCTCgctgaatactggaccaatttcaaaaactgtcgtccccattagtcacttagacacaaaaagatggaaaaataaggtccagactgaaaaataccaaagtttccctttaactaGTAATGAATAGCAGAGATCAGGGTTTCACTGGTAGGCTGGGATAAATGTTATCAAGATAAGCCTTATTTTCAGTTGTCCATTTACATATGTACAATACCAccataaaaaaaatgtgctttaGCGTCTAATTGAAAGAATTAGCATGTAGAGCCATTGCACTGATGAGATTCCACATGAAAGTGACTTTAAGTAAGCAGCAGGAATAGGAATTTgctctgtttcatttttcaaaaaagaaaagtacagTGAAATGGCTAAAATGGTACAATTTCAGCGTGGCTCTCATGGTGAAGTAGTGCTGTGTGAATATTAATCTAATTTTCTACTGCTCAGAGTTGGATAATAGTGCTAGACTCATGTCATATCAAAGAAAGTGAAAAGGTTGGATTTCCTTTCACTTTAAGGCAACACAGAGAGTCAAGTCATAGTCTTGACTGTCATAAAATGAAGGCttgtgtgcaaaaatgtgtatgtgtatgacaTGAGCATAGCATAAAATCCTATGAAATGATAATTCAGGTTTTGTCATGTGATGTTCAAGTTGCTCTTTGGTTGGAAACTGGGGCGCATGGTTTGGTTTTCTGGTAATAGCCATATCAAAAGTAAAGTTATTGCCAGCATTAATGATGGACTCAACCATAGCGTGCATTAATATCCACTGAAAAATGCCATGTTCAGACCTCaatacatttagaaaaataattGAAAGGGTTGGAGTGAGCAAATCTTTGCTGTATTTCCCAATTCAGCATGTATTTCTTCACTGTAAATCTATTATATCACAGGTTCTGgtccatgatgatgatgttatttcACCCTACAACAGCAAATTTGTTGATTTAAGATTACTTACCTCTCCCTCCCCAGCCAGCATTAATGGTGGTGACATTTGCTGATGTCTGTATGGTTATTATCAAAGAAAACCATGAACTTCAGTTCCACCTTCAACCCAAAAAGAcacaatatattaaatattgcATGAAAAAACAGTAAGtttaagtatatatatataaaaaaatgcagtttaaacATTCATTTGCTTGATGTAACCTCTTAATCTAATGTGGAAAAGTCAGCTAGATTGGTGACACTTTGCGTCAACTGTTAACACTACTTCCTCGACTGGTGAAAAACTACAAGAGGACGACATAACGTCTTCTGCTGTTGGCTATACAATTGACTCTCTCAGGTTTAAAAGGTGTTGATTGGGGGCAGAATGTAATAAAACCTCATTAGTAATTTCCACAGGTACAACTATGATATTTGGCTCAGGAGTTTCTGGACCAGCTTCGGCCTCTATGTAATGTGACAATGTCTCGAGTTGAAGAAGCTCTTGGGTTGCTAGAATTTCTAAAGCAGCCCGCTCCATCTCCTCTGCAAGGTCCAAATTGCTACCATAAAGCACTCCCATCTTTCGTGCAAGCAGCCCCTCTTTTTCTGGTGGGTCTTCAtctttgtcttctctctccatcttcttaGAGCAGTGCATGAAAGCAGCGTGGCGTATGCAGCGTTTCAGTAGGTGGCTGCGGTAAGCTCTTTGAATTACTACAGCAGCCCACTCCTCTTCTTTGTGGCGTACAGTTGTGGTAATCGGTGCAAAGGAGTCTGAGGTGGGGTTGTTCAGGATAAACTTAGCCTCAATGCTCAATCGCATTGCCGCCATCTCCACCGTGTCTCCCAAGACCATCTTTGTGACAGCCATCAAGACATCCAGGCAGTGGATCCTGTCCCCAATGACCAGGGGCAGATCCATTTCAATCAGGCGAAGCCGGTTGGGCTTGGCCACCCTCAGCGGCTCCAGTAAGGCATCACAAAAATCAGAGAGCTGGCTATACTTAATGAACTGAGTTCCATCTAAGTCAAACTTCTCCCAAGTCTCATTAAACATCTCAAAGTCATCCTCACAGAGGGCGTCACCACTCTCCTCCTGCGCCACATTGAAGTTTTCTAAGATGATGGCGATATACATGTTGACCACCACTAAGAACGAGATGATGATGTAGGTGCAGAAGAATACCATGCCCATGCCTGGGCTGCCGCAGTTACCCCTTACATCCGTACCTGGATTCTCAACGTTTGGGTCACAGTCTGGGGGCTCCCTGTTCAGCATTGGAAGTAAAAGTCCATCCCAGCCAGCGGACGTTGTAATCTGAAACAAGCAGATAATGCTACCACCAAAtgtctcaaaattaaaaatgtcatcGATTCCAGCCTCCTTTTTGACATAAGCAAAGTTTGACATGCCAAATATGGAGAAGATGAACATGatgaggaagagcaggaggcCAATGTTGAATAGggcaggaagtgacatcaaTAGAGCGAAGAGAAGCGTCCGAATGCCCTTAGCTCCTTTAATAAGACGCAGAATCCTGCCTATTCTGGCCAGTCTGATCACTCTGAACAGAGTTGGTGACACAAAGTACTTCTCAATTATGTCTGAGAGCATTATACCTGAAATACAAGGAGATGCACTGCAATTAGGGAGGATATATTTACACCTATTGTCTCTTTACATTTAATAGCAATGTGCAGTTTTTAAGAATCATAacagttatttaaatgtattatgtaCATACCAGATATTGACAAGATGAccacaacaaaatcaaaaatgttcCATGCATTGGTGAAGAAGTATTGTCGCAGGGCAAAGAGCTTCAACACACACTCTCCAGTGAAGACCACAATGAAAGCCAGGTTGACTTTAAAAAGGAAATCCTCCTTCTCTGGACTTTGGTTGTCTGTCTCCACCATCATGGTGACCATATTGAGGCAGATGAGCACCATGATGAAGATGTCAAAGAACTGCTGACTGATGAAGTCAAACACCATGCCCTGGATTAGGTTCTGCAGGTCAAAGGGAGACAAATCCAATAGGGTCATTTAGCCTGTTCACACCAGCAGTGTGCAGAAAAGGTCAGTGCAGAGGTCACTGATGGCATCGTCATGCCACACATGCCAAGCTTATGTGTCATTACTTCAGCTTACCTCGTTCATACTTTTTAACATCAAACCATTTAGTTAGATAATAGTTTTGAATCTGTCCCCTAAAATATACAATGCATGCCATGTGAAATATGCAATAGCTAATATTATCAGTGAATGAAATAAGCATGCAGTTGTAAATAACTCATATCATACTGTTGGACGTGGAATTGGCTTCTGTGGCTTCTTGGAACCAAGTTTCTTCATGGCCTcgtagtattttttttgttcctcaGTCATAAAGATGTCTTTATCTCCAAAGTGCAGACAAAAGACAATACAAAGATCATTATAGGTATTTAAATTAAGTGACAACTTTTGTGAactcaaaaatgaaatgtagatGTGCAGGTGCAGacttcttctttaaaaaaaaaatgtgatacttatctttctcttttgttggtTGAAATTATCAATAATGACACCAATGAAGAGGTTGAGTGTGAAAAAAGAGccaaagatgatgaagatgacaaAGTATATGTACATGTAGAGGTTGATCTCATAGGAAGGTTGTTCCTCAACCTAAAAGGGcaaaaatgaatacaatttttaaaagaatgCTGTCCTTTCAACTCTACAATTTTCCTTTTAGTAAGTAAGAAAACTAATTGTGAGACAGGGTTGAGGAGACACTGGATACAAGGTTATACTGGAAATCAATACTAGCAAGGAAGGGCACTTGTTGATCCTTAGGCAGGGTACTCACTTCACCATCACCAtctgtcacatactgtatatattacatacatattctCTCATTTAAAGTGCAGAGTGGTGCGAAAAAGAGGAGGGGAATATATTAACACCCTGCGAAGCAActggattttttaaattctacttttatatTTCTATACATATACCCGGGAAAAAACTTACTGTGTATACACACTCCCCTTACCaatatagttatttatttattaaaaagttattgagatttttttgtgtgtgtgttattgttccATTAAAAGGTTCAacgttaatgtttttttttcacttgccTGGTCGGGCAAGTGGGTCAGAAACCTACTTGGTTGAAGTAAGTTTTTACTTTGCCCTATACACGTTGTTAATTGTcatgtttaatctttttttaagtaaatgaaCCAGAACAAGGACACAGAGTGCCATAGATGCGAGGCAACAAACATTCTTGCATATTGAAAATGATGTGACCCATCCCCTATTTCACTGAACACTAAATTCTTTTAATCAGCCCAGTTTCTTTCAAATAATGGAATTGACTCTCTAACTCGAtggcaaatacattttcagactCCTTTCTTCCACTCCAAGCTTACTGATTTCCCTCTTTAATGTTTCTCGTTCTCGAGAGTAtttattgcagtgaaaaattaCCTGCTCCACTGATTCCTCTATTTGACAGTGCTCATATTAAACCTGAGGGATGTTTGTTCCACGCATAACACTACGAGCCTACTCAATTCTTGATTGGCCAACGACGTCTGCCAATATCCTCCGATGCATGCAAGGGGAAGGGCAATTCCAATTTGCAATGACAATGAGAACATAATTTATGATACAATGATGATcgagaaaaaaatgattgaaacattttttattttattatttttttacttcttttttttttaaaacacttgCCCCGATCAGGGAAGGTGAGTTGCTAAATTTACGAGCCCAATGTGGCATTTTACTTTCCCCGGGCAATCTGGCAAGCCTTACTGCTGAACCATGCATTCTCACAAAACAATTGACTTAATGTTTAAGGACAAAAGCCTTTTTGAAGAGTATTTTGCCATAAGATGTCTCACCTGCATTCTAAGTATTAAGTAATTTTGTAATTTACCAAAAACAAAGTATACATGAATATAGAGAATTAGACTGAGTTTGTCCCAAACGAAGGGACTTAAGTctcagtttcattttattagcaAGTATACAGTAATGGTAcatgtgacagtaaaacaaagggttatttacatatttaatgcTAAATATAATGTTTGAATACTGAAATTACTGAAAACACTGTAATAATTACCTCTCTTGAGTCAACGGCAGCATACATGATGTCCATCCAACCTTTAAAAGTTGCCTgcaaatacagagaaaattgtATCAAAATGTGCGCCATTGTATAGAACAACTTTAGCCTGGGAACCAGACGAATCTGcaagctcatgttttatttgctctgaCAGATGCATCTGGCCCCCCTCCTGCTCAGACAGATTTCCACCTGACCTGGCCATAGACAGGCCAATCACAACCGTCTATCTAATATGTCCACTATTGCGACAGTATTAAAAAACTGGACGGTATATTTTCTCTAAAAGAAGAACATCTGCACTTAAAGATTTGTTGATATGAAAGATGTGTTTGCCGTACTTCCGACAGGTTTAGTATAATTTACCAACTGGCCCTGCTGGTCAGGGCTCAGTGCTACATCACACGTTTCATTGCTCTAATTGGTTGTAGGTCTATCCAATTGCATCCAGAGGCAATTTGCGCCGTTGATAACACCCCTTGGAAATCGAAAATGAACTGAGAAGTTCCAGACTAATTTGCATTTGCGAATTGATCTGGCGATACCAGGCTAGAACAACTTATGTTTTAAGACATGATTTTCTTTCCCAAGGTTCATGTTACTACAATTAGCACTCCTCACCACTTGAAGCAGGGACAAGTAGCCCTTTGCAACATTGTCATAGTTGACTTTGACATTGACCCAGCGGGCATCCTGCGTGGCTTCTTCGATGGCCATGCAGTCGCTCCTGTTGTTGACCTCACTTATGTCGAAAAGCTCCTCTGTGGTGGTGTTGATGCAGCGGTAGAACTTGCCAGCAAACAGATTAACTCCCATGATGCTGAAGATGAGCCAGAAGATCAGACACACCAGCAGCACATTGAAGATGGAGGGAATCGCTCCAACAAGAGCGTTTACTACCACCTGTCCAACAGAGAGGACTATTAGAATTatatagaaaaacataaaatgaagtTCTGAAAATGATCTCTGAAGACTGAGCAGCAAATTTGCTATGAGTCATTGCCATCAAAGTCATACGTATTCTTACCTCAGTCAGCTCTGTTACTGCAGCCATGGTGTAAGCATGCAATCAACAAACATGGTAGTGGAATTAGTAAACCAATGCCTGAAAGATCACAGGTTTGCATCTTTTATTTCATCAATGTTAGCCATGCATATTGGTCAAACCTTATTGTACACTATTGATGTACACAATTTCCATATGAAATGAGCATCTGTGGCCAACAACTTACCCTCATCCCTTCAAATCTTGACAGCGCTCTAAGAGGCCTTAGTGCCCTGAGAGTTCTGAGGGATTTGATTGGTCCAAGTTCAGAGTAGCCCATCCAGTTGGCAgctaaactaatcagggaaaTCTGTGGCAGAATCAGAACATTTCCTATTCAAGAGTTACCATGGACTTTATctgacataaaatacatttatgcatACATTCTGTGGGCCAGCATTAAATCAAGATGTCCAAACTTACATCTACGATGAAAAAGTCTAACCAACACCAAGCGTTGGTGAAGTACGTCTTGTAGCCATATGCGACCCATTTAAGTAACATCTCGATGACGAAGATGTAGGAGAAAACTTTGTCAGCAAACTCCAGAATAATTTTGATGGTTCGGCGTCTTTCTATGTGTATGTCTTCAAAGGCCTGCCAATAGGAGATATTAGATACCTTGATACATATAATAACAGTATTACAGTATCTTGACACCATAATAAAACAGCCAACATTTCTAAATTTGTTGCACTATTGACAGCACTCACCAGAGCTCCACTGCTGAGGAGGATCATAAATATTATGAAGGTTTCAAACCAGTCATGCTCTACAATAGTGAAGCAAGTCCGGCGGAGGTTCCACCATTTCTTGCCTCTGCCTTCGGTGATGTCCACAGTAAGACATAGCCCTCGCTTGACACAGCCTGAGgggagaggaaaatgaaggatTCTGAATTACTCAAAGAATATCAGATTAGATTTCAACATCGTTGAGCACTGGTACTAAGAAAAGGGATTACTGCATCATTGTCTGTGAGAAGTAAACAGTTCATGGTTAAGTGATTCTGTTTTACGGTAGGTTTTTCATACTGTCAGTGAAGCAGGCCTCTGGTTCCACTGGTTCAGGCTCCTCTTCTTCCACTATTATTGGTTCAGGCTCAGGTGGTTGATAGTCCACTGTGCTGCATACTGATGAATCCCCATCATCCTCCAAAACACCCATCAGCTAGTCAAGATTCACAATTGAAGCTTGGTTACAAAGCCACTAATATACATTAATGAATCTTACCCCGTCTATTTTGAGTAGAACACCACATATTAATGATCTTAACATGCGTCAACCTACAGATTTTAATTGGAAACACATGTTGCTTTTATGCATACGTTCAGAGACAACATAATTATATGTGGGTCCAGAGTTACTCACTTTGACATCTCTTAACAGACTATTGTCAACTTCGAAGTTTTCCTGAAAAGCACAGGAATAAAGAATTAACGCAAGTAAGTGTTCATATGCAGCAAGACAAAGATCTTGCACACAAGCTTATTATccttaaaaaacatattttaggaTATAATTATTCATTAACTTGCCattattagtttgtttttgtcaagttAACAAGACTGTCAGGCAGTGAAATTTTAGGCTGTTGGCCAAAATAACTTTTTTCAataattcaaatcaaatcagtCGTTTCATTATGGGATTCTTTTGAGGGAACTATATCATGCATATATTTCAAACTGAGGATTTTTGTGGCTAAGACTAAATGTAGTGGACTGTATAGTCAATGGGGGGTGATGTTGGACACAGCTCCAAAAGGCCCTGCACATTTGCACAGGTGTTTGCTCTTCTGCCGATTACAGACCTCTGAAGTTACAGACAAAAACTCAAACAGACTACCCCCATGAATTAATTAGTCAAACTCTCAGATACTGAGAGCATTATGCACGACTGTTTTGTACACACAGACTGAGATGTGTTTAAAGCTGCAGCCACACAAGAGAATTCTTCTATAAACATAAAGCAGTACGCCGAATGTGTGAGTGGTTAAATCAGTACTTGCATTGCACAAAATATCCAAACCAGAAGCCCTGGATGAACAGTCAAGTACGACACATTCTGAGTGCTCACTCTCTTCCGTTTAGATCAAGCAATGAGATGCagtacaaaacaacaaagtacaGACTGCGGAAAACAATCAGAGAGGCAAAACAGCAATTCAAACAGAACCTGGAAGGCTACTACTGTACTGCTGATGCCAGATGCACGTGGCAAGGCCTACAGCAGATCACAGACTATAAGGGCACCACCATGGAAATAACCAACACCACCATCTCCCTACCTGAACAGCTTTATAACTTCTGTTCCCATTTTGAGACCTccaacagcaaaacacagaggAGACTCTCACACAACATGCAAGAACCCTCACTGACTGTCTCACCAGCTGATGTACACAAGTCCCAAGGAGAAATAACCCCTGCAAGGCAGCAGGCCCAGATAATGTCCCCAGGCAGGCCTTCAGGACATGTGCTACAGAACTTGTTGATGTTTTCACCTCCATCTTTAACCTGTCCCTTGCACAGGCCACACTTCCAACCTGTTTTAAAAGCACCACCATCATCCCAGTCCCCAAAAGGAGCCCAGTCACTTGTCTGAATGACTACAGGCCAGTTGCACTCGCTCCAATCATAATGAAGTGCTTTGAGAGAGTGGTTCTGGCCCACATCCATTCACTGAAGCCTCTGCAGTATGCATACCACCCCAACAGATTCACTGAGGACGctgtctctgcagctctgcacatAGCCCTCTCCTTCCTGGAAAACAAAGATGCTCACATCAGAATGCTCTTCATCAATTACAGCTCAGCCTTTAATACAGTCCTCCCCcacaaactcacaaacaaactTGGCCTGAACCCCACACTCTGTGACTGACTGTTAGAGTTCCTCACTAGCAGACTGCAATGTGTCATAATTGGAAATCTAACCTCAAACAATGCGATGATGAATACTGGCACCCCACAAGGATGTGTCCTCTGCCACATGCTCTACACACTATTCACCTACGACTGCGTTGCCTCAGACAAGGACAGCACTATCCTGAAATTTGCTGACGGCACCACAGTCATTGGTCTGATGACTGGGGTTCTTGGCATAAAGAGGAGAGGTGGCAAGTCCAGTGACATGGTGTGACAACAACAACCTCCCTAAACACAGATAAGACCAAGGAGATGGTAGTGAACatgaggaaggagaagagacCTCATCAACCACTGACAATCCGTGAGTCTGAGGTGGAGAGGGTCAGCAGTTCTAGATTCCTGGGCATCCACATCAGTAATGACCTCAACTGGACATGTAACATCACGCAGCCGGTCAAGAAAGCACAACAGCGGCTATACTTTCTAAGGAGACTGAGGAAATTTGGCATGACACTGAGGATTCTCAGCAGCTTCTACATTTGCATCATAGAGGGCATTTTGACCACCTGCATCACTGTGTGGTATGGAAACAGCACCGCCATGGACCACAAACGCCTGCAGAGAGTGTTAAAGACTGCTGGGAAGATCATCAGGGTGCCCCAACCATCTCTGCAGGATTCTATCACCGGAGAGTCCATAGAAGAGACAGTAGCATCATTAAAGACTCCAACCACCCCCAACACAGGTTTTTCACACTAATGCCCTCTGGCAAGTGCAGAAGTAGAATTGGAGGACCTCTAGGCTGAGGGACATCTTTTATCCTCAGGCCATCAGACAGATCAATAGATCCAATCCACTGCTTCCACCCAAACCCACCTCACCATACAGGAAGCTTCACTCTGCCCTACATGTATAAACAGAATGATGAAGGTGTATGTTGTCCCACCCTAAAAGGTTAACAGAGTGTGAGGGAAATGTCAAGCACAGTCTGCAGACGCCCATACAGTTCGTGAAGAGGTGTAATCAGGCACCTGTGTAGGTGTACTATACTAAGGTCACGCAGGGCCTTTAAACACCAACAGTGCTTTGAaagcaaaatattaaatttcagaagaattaaacattaaGATTTTCGGATTTTTGAGAAATTACTTTCAATTTGGCTCTGTAACGGTCTATCACATAGCgtacacaaaaaacacacagcattgCATCACATCATCCCCCTTGCTTTGTGAGGTGTGTAGGAGAAgtataggtcatttttgggcGACTTGTC is drawn from Thunnus thynnus chromosome 20, fThuThy2.1, whole genome shotgun sequence and contains these coding sequences:
- the scn4aa gene encoding sodium channel protein type 4 subunit alpha A isoform X1, with the translated sequence MFIMITILSNCVFMTMSNPPAWSKTVEYVFTGIYTFEATVKVLSRGFCVGSFTFLRDPWNWLDFMVISMAYVTEFVDLGNVSALRTFRVLRALKTITVIPGLKTIVGALIQSVKKMVDVMVLTVFALAVFALVGLQLFMGNLRHKCIRWPIPANDTDFDFFNTTSVFNDTLSFNDTMGFNATTYSNSTFNFTEYIENPDNQYFLEGSLDALICGNSSDAGKCPEGYTCMKAGRNPNFGYTSFDTFGWSFLALFRLMTQDYWENLFQLILRAAGKTYMLFFVVVIFLGSFYLINLILAVVAMAYEEQNQASQREAIEKEEEFQRLLEQLRNQEQAQLLGSQASLTSKKSLSHHTASELADDERSLEHDETVKDCNGRLIPQLIIRSPTMEESALDYELKEMSLGSAHSMLHLDQPSLTKRSSSAMTVLTAATKEELEEAQRPCPPRWYKFADKFLKWDCCESWVVFKKWVHFVVMDPFIDLTITICIVLNTLFMAMEHYPMTPEFDYMLSVGNLVFTGIFTSEMFFKLIAMDPYYYFQVGWNIFDSIIVTLSLVELGLANVQGLSVLRSFRLLRVFKLAKSWPTLNMLIKIIGNSVGALGNLTLVLAIIVFIFAVVGMQLFGKSYKDCVCKISADCVLPRWHMNDFFHSFLIVFRILCGEWIETMWDCMEVAGPAMCLVVFMMVMVIGNLVVLNLFLALLLSSFSGDNLAAGDEDGELNNLQIAIGRITRYMNWFKAFIVRRILQLLERKPPESEEGPVDDEDPKMEGLEMNHMDTSQNFKMADGISNCLVERRPSGFIVDGELTLNVPIAQGESDFENLGEDDEDDTNDSVSDEKDNQHNSENFEVDNSLLRDVKLMGVLEDDGDSSVCSTVDYQPPEPEPIIVEEEEPEPVEPEACFTDSCVKRGLCLTVDITEGRGKKWWNLRRTCFTIVEHDWFETFIIFMILLSSGALAFEDIHIERRRTIKIILEFADKVFSYIFVIEMLLKWVAYGYKTYFTNAWCWLDFFIVDISLISLAANWMGYSELGPIKSLRTLRALRPLRALSRFEGMRVVVNALVGAIPSIFNVLLVCLIFWLIFSIMGVNLFAGKFYRCINTTTEELFDISEVNNRSDCMAIEEATQDARWVNVKVNYDNVAKGYLSLLQVATFKGWMDIMYAAVDSREVEEQPSYEINLYMYIYFVIFIIFGSFFTLNLFIGVIIDNFNQQKRKFGDKDIFMTEEQKKYYEAMKKLGSKKPQKPIPRPTNLIQGMVFDFISQQFFDIFIMVLICLNMVTMMVETDNQSPEKEDFLFKVNLAFIVVFTGECVLKLFALRQYFFTNAWNIFDFVVVILSISGIMLSDIIEKYFVSPTLFRVIRLARIGRILRLIKGAKGIRTLLFALLMSLPALFNIGLLLFLIMFIFSIFGMSNFAYVKKEAGIDDIFNFETFGGSIICLFQITTSAGWDGLLLPMLNREPPDCDPNVENPGTDVRGNCGSPGMGMVFFCTYIIISFLVVVNMYIAIILENFNVAQEESGDALCEDDFEMFNETWEKFDLDGTQFIKYSQLSDFCDALLEPLRVAKPNRLRLIEMDLPLVIGDRIHCLDVLMAVTKMVLGDTVEMAAMRLSIEAKFILNNPTSDSFAPITTTVRHKEEEWAAVVIQRAYRSHLLKRCIRHAAFMHCSKKMEREDKDEDPPEKEGLLARKMGVLYGSNLDLAEEMERAALEILATQELLQLETLSHYIEAEAGPETPEPNIIVVPVEITNEVLLHSAPNQHLLNLRESIV
- the scn4aa gene encoding sodium channel protein type 4 subunit alpha A isoform X2 — its product is MLFFVVVIFLGSFYLINLILAVVAMAYEEQNQASQREAIEKEEEFQRLLEQLRNQEQAQLLGSQASLTSKKSLSHHTASELADDERSLEHDETVKDCNGRLIPQLIIRSPTMEESALDYELKEMSLGSAHSMLHLDQPSLTKRSSSAMTVLTAATKEELEEAQRPCPPRWYKFADKFLKWDCCESWVVFKKWVHFVVMDPFIDLTITICIVLNTLFMAMEHYPMTPEFDYMLSVGNLVFTGIFTSEMFFKLIAMDPYYYFQVGWNIFDSIIVTLSLVELGLANVQGLSVLRSFRLLRVFKLAKSWPTLNMLIKIIGNSVGALGNLTLVLAIIVFIFAVVGMQLFGKSYKDCVCKISADCVLPRWHMNDFFHSFLIVFRILCGEWIETMWDCMEVAGPAMCLVVFMMVMVIGNLVVLNLFLALLLSSFSGDNLAAGDEDGELNNLQIAIGRITRYMNWFKAFIVRRILQLLERKPPESEEGPVDDEDPKMEGLEMNHMDTSQNFKMADGISNCLVERRPSGFIVDGELTLNVPIAQGESDFENLGEDDEDDTNDSVSDEKDNQHNSENFEVDNSLLRDVKLMGVLEDDGDSSVCSTVDYQPPEPEPIIVEEEEPEPVEPEACFTDSCVKRGLCLTVDITEGRGKKWWNLRRTCFTIVEHDWFETFIIFMILLSSGALAFEDIHIERRRTIKIILEFADKVFSYIFVIEMLLKWVAYGYKTYFTNAWCWLDFFIVDISLISLAANWMGYSELGPIKSLRTLRALRPLRALSRFEGMRVVVNALVGAIPSIFNVLLVCLIFWLIFSIMGVNLFAGKFYRCINTTTEELFDISEVNNRSDCMAIEEATQDARWVNVKVNYDNVAKGYLSLLQVATFKGWMDIMYAAVDSREVEEQPSYEINLYMYIYFVIFIIFGSFFTLNLFIGVIIDNFNQQKRKFGDKDIFMTEEQKKYYEAMKKLGSKKPQKPIPRPTNLIQGMVFDFISQQFFDIFIMVLICLNMVTMMVETDNQSPEKEDFLFKVNLAFIVVFTGECVLKLFALRQYFFTNAWNIFDFVVVILSISGIMLSDIIEKYFVSPTLFRVIRLARIGRILRLIKGAKGIRTLLFALLMSLPALFNIGLLLFLIMFIFSIFGMSNFAYVKKEAGIDDIFNFETFGGSIICLFQITTSAGWDGLLLPMLNREPPDCDPNVENPGTDVRGNCGSPGMGMVFFCTYIIISFLVVVNMYIAIILENFNVAQEESGDALCEDDFEMFNETWEKFDLDGTQFIKYSQLSDFCDALLEPLRVAKPNRLRLIEMDLPLVIGDRIHCLDVLMAVTKMVLGDTVEMAAMRLSIEAKFILNNPTSDSFAPITTTVRHKEEEWAAVVIQRAYRSHLLKRCIRHAAFMHCSKKMEREDKDEDPPEKEGLLARKMGVLYGSNLDLAEEMERAALEILATQELLQLETLSHYIEAEAGPETPEPNIIVVPVEITNEVLLHSAPNQHLLNLRESIV